One Streptomyces sp. NBC_00223 genomic window carries:
- a CDS encoding ATP-binding cassette domain-containing protein, whose amino-acid sequence MTGSDSVPNVMEARGLTKRYGHVVAMDNSDFDLRPGEILAVIGDNGAGKSTLIKSLTGAVIPDEGTLLLDGEPVQFRNPLDARNAGIETVYQELGVAPALDISQNLYLGREQRRKGILGTVFRQLDKGAMRHGSARHMVDLGIRIQSIGQKVETLSGGQRQAVAVARVAAWATRVVVMDEPTAALGVRETNQVLDLILRVRDRGLPVVLISHNMPNVFQVADRIHIHRLGRRIALVDPKNTSMEEAVALMTGAKSPEAAEQSEPPPRHPSDQAVLTQLTKGEQR is encoded by the coding sequence ATGACCGGCTCCGACTCCGTACCGAACGTGATGGAGGCCCGCGGCCTGACCAAGCGTTACGGCCATGTGGTCGCCATGGACAACAGCGACTTCGATCTGCGCCCGGGGGAGATTCTCGCCGTCATCGGCGACAACGGGGCCGGCAAGTCCACCCTGATCAAGTCGCTGACCGGAGCGGTCATCCCCGACGAGGGCACCTTGCTCCTCGACGGGGAGCCCGTACAGTTCCGCAACCCCCTCGACGCCCGCAACGCCGGCATCGAGACCGTGTACCAGGAGCTGGGCGTCGCGCCGGCGCTCGACATCTCCCAGAACCTGTACCTGGGCCGGGAGCAGCGCCGTAAGGGAATTCTCGGCACCGTCTTCCGGCAGCTGGACAAGGGCGCCATGCGGCACGGCTCGGCACGGCACATGGTCGACCTGGGCATCCGTATCCAGTCCATCGGCCAGAAGGTCGAGACCCTGTCCGGCGGGCAGCGCCAGGCCGTCGCCGTCGCGCGGGTCGCCGCCTGGGCGACCCGGGTCGTGGTCATGGACGAGCCGACCGCGGCCCTGGGTGTCCGCGAGACCAACCAGGTCCTCGACCTGATCCTCCGGGTCCGTGACAGGGGGCTGCCCGTGGTGCTCATCAGCCACAACATGCCCAATGTCTTCCAGGTCGCCGACCGTATCCACATTCACCGGCTGGGACGCCGTATCGCGCTGGTCGACCCGAAGAACACCTCCATGGAGGAGGCCGTCGCCCTCATGACCGGTGCCAAGTCGCCCGAGGCGGCCGAGCAGTCCGAACCGCCGCCGCGGCACCCGAGCGACCAGGCGGTACTCACGCAACTGACGAAGGGCGAGCAGCGATGA
- a CDS encoding SDR family NAD(P)-dependent oxidoreductase, whose protein sequence is MSVLDQFRLDGKVAVVTGGNRGIGKAIATALAEAGASVAIASRDEARNGEAVAELAALGGTVISTRTDVTSREALVAMRDQVTEQLGPIDILVNNAGVGIHGESLTIDDENWDRVMATNLNAVWKASQVVGESMVERGTGSIVNVGSMSGMIINRPQWHAPYAVSKAGVHHMTRSLAAEWAPRSVRVNAIAPGYTKTEISDIDLPEYKHYWIDEVPMQRYAQASEIAPAALYLASPASSFVTGSVLVIDGGYTLW, encoded by the coding sequence ATGAGCGTCCTGGACCAGTTCCGGCTCGACGGGAAGGTAGCCGTCGTCACCGGCGGAAACCGCGGCATCGGCAAGGCCATCGCGACCGCGCTGGCCGAGGCGGGCGCCTCGGTCGCGATCGCCAGCCGGGACGAGGCGCGCAACGGCGAGGCCGTGGCCGAACTGGCGGCCCTCGGCGGCACCGTGATCTCCACGCGGACCGACGTCACCAGCCGCGAAGCCCTCGTCGCCATGCGCGACCAGGTCACCGAGCAGCTGGGCCCGATCGACATTCTCGTCAACAACGCCGGCGTGGGCATCCACGGCGAGTCGCTGACCATCGACGACGAGAACTGGGACCGGGTCATGGCCACCAACCTCAACGCGGTCTGGAAGGCCAGCCAGGTGGTCGGCGAGTCCATGGTCGAGCGCGGCACCGGTTCCATCGTCAACGTCGGATCGATGTCCGGCATGATCATCAACCGTCCGCAGTGGCACGCCCCTTACGCCGTCTCCAAGGCCGGGGTCCACCACATGACCCGGTCGCTGGCCGCGGAGTGGGCACCCCGCTCGGTACGGGTGAACGCGATCGCCCCCGGCTACACCAAGACCGAGATCTCCGACATCGACCTCCCCGAGTACAAGCACTACTGGATCGACGAAGTCCCGATGCAGCGGTACGCGCAGGCCTCGGAGATCGCCCCGGCCGCCCTCTACCTGGCCAGCCCGGCGTCGTCCTTCGTCACCGGATCGGTCCTCGTCATCGACGGCGGCTACACCCTGTGGTGA
- a CDS encoding ROK family transcriptional regulator yields MTDTTSTAPAGPVPWRADEGPGRILELITTGQARTRTAISQLTGLSRSTVGQRLDVLFAAGLIRESDQSVPSRGRPSRTLQLDPSAGLIISVDVGEERTRVAVTDLSAGILTERVERLVLGEGPDVLLDKITATVREMIGNAGLADKAVAGIGLGLPAPVDYEAGRVLGWSIMSGWDDYDIRGHLRRTWQVPILIDNDVNLLTLAEHRRFWRDQPHLLYIKAGTGVGSGMVIGGRVNRGAQGAAGDIGHAHITGFGDPQCRCGNRGCLESLIGGWALARDLRGRHQNDGHDARDVVDQVKRGDSAAVAALRTAGRILGEAVAYATSLLNPDIIVLGGRLNTVGDHLMAGVREVIYQRSLPLATRQLQIVPTKFKSRAGIAGATYLVRDHVLHPATLDATLAAGGSPFATL; encoded by the coding sequence ATGACCGATACGACAAGTACGGCCCCGGCCGGCCCGGTTCCCTGGCGCGCGGACGAGGGCCCCGGACGCATCCTGGAACTGATCACCACGGGCCAGGCCCGGACCCGGACCGCCATCTCCCAGCTGACCGGCCTGTCCCGGTCGACGGTCGGTCAGCGGCTCGACGTGCTGTTCGCCGCCGGCCTGATCCGGGAGAGCGACCAGAGCGTGCCCTCGCGCGGCCGGCCGTCCCGGACGCTGCAACTCGACCCCTCCGCGGGGCTGATCATCAGCGTGGACGTCGGGGAGGAGCGGACTCGGGTCGCCGTCACGGACCTCAGCGCGGGCATCCTCACCGAACGCGTCGAGCGGCTCGTCCTCGGGGAGGGCCCCGATGTGCTCCTCGACAAGATCACGGCGACCGTACGGGAGATGATCGGCAACGCCGGCCTCGCCGACAAGGCGGTCGCCGGCATCGGACTGGGACTGCCCGCGCCCGTCGACTACGAGGCCGGCCGCGTACTCGGCTGGTCCATCATGTCCGGGTGGGACGATTACGACATTCGCGGACATTTGCGCCGGACTTGGCAGGTCCCGATCCTCATCGACAACGACGTCAATCTGCTCACCCTCGCCGAGCACCGGCGGTTCTGGCGCGACCAGCCGCATCTGCTCTACATCAAGGCCGGCACCGGCGTCGGCAGCGGAATGGTCATCGGCGGACGCGTCAACCGGGGCGCCCAGGGGGCGGCGGGCGACATCGGCCACGCCCACATCACCGGCTTCGGCGACCCGCAGTGCCGCTGCGGCAACCGGGGCTGCCTGGAATCCCTCATCGGCGGCTGGGCGCTGGCCCGCGATCTGCGCGGCCGTCACCAGAACGACGGCCACGACGCGCGCGATGTCGTCGACCAGGTCAAGCGCGGGGACAGCGCCGCCGTCGCCGCCCTGCGGACCGCGGGCCGGATCCTCGGCGAGGCCGTCGCCTACGCGACCAGCCTGCTCAACCCGGACATCATCGTCCTCGGCGGTCGGCTCAACACCGTCGGCGACCATCTGATGGCGGGCGTCCGCGAGGTCATCTACCAGCGCTCACTGCCGCTTGCCACACGGCAGTTGCAGATCGTGCCGACCAAGTTCAAGTCCCGGGCCGGGATCGCCGGAGCCACCTACCTCGTACGCGACCACGTCCTCCACCCGGCGACGCTCGACGCCACGCTCGCCGCGGGCGGGTCCCCCTTCGCGACGCTCTGA
- a CDS encoding 4-hydroxy-3-methylbut-2-enyl diphosphate reductase codes for MANVEPSGHRPLTRKKVILAEPRGFCAGVRRAISIVEESLLKYGAPVYVRKEIVHNHYVVRSLQQRGAVFVDSEEDVPEGAVCVFSAHGVSPAVRGNAQDRQLEVIDATCPLVSKVHQEARRFARDGKTILLIGHADHEEVEGTFGEAPDRTVIVESVEAVRELPFPADHPVGYLTQTTLSLDETADIIDALSERFPSLNKPAKDDICYASQNRQNAVKAIAERSDLILVVGSANSSNSIRMVEVAAGLGTRAYLVPEVGDLREEWLTGVDTVGVSAGASAPEILVEQVVDRLGELGYEDIELAQVAVENVVFGLPASLSGATGDTRPVAP; via the coding sequence ATGGCGAATGTGGAACCTTCGGGTCATCGGCCCCTCACCCGTAAGAAGGTGATTCTGGCCGAACCGAGAGGTTTCTGCGCGGGAGTTCGCCGCGCCATCTCGATCGTCGAGGAGTCCCTGCTCAAGTACGGCGCCCCTGTCTATGTGCGCAAGGAGATCGTCCACAACCACTACGTGGTGCGCTCCCTCCAGCAGCGCGGCGCCGTCTTCGTCGACTCGGAGGAGGACGTGCCCGAGGGCGCGGTCTGCGTGTTCTCCGCGCACGGCGTCTCCCCGGCGGTGCGCGGCAACGCCCAGGACCGGCAGTTGGAGGTCATCGACGCCACCTGCCCGCTGGTGTCCAAGGTGCACCAGGAGGCCCGGCGGTTCGCCCGCGACGGCAAGACGATCCTGCTGATCGGCCACGCGGACCACGAGGAGGTGGAGGGCACCTTCGGCGAGGCGCCGGACCGCACGGTCATCGTGGAATCGGTCGAGGCGGTCAGGGAACTGCCGTTCCCCGCCGACCATCCGGTGGGTTATCTCACCCAGACGACACTTTCCCTGGACGAGACCGCCGATATCATCGACGCGCTCAGCGAGCGTTTTCCCTCGCTCAACAAGCCCGCCAAGGACGACATCTGCTACGCCAGCCAGAACCGGCAGAACGCGGTCAAGGCAATTGCCGAGCGCAGCGACCTCATTCTGGTGGTGGGTTCCGCGAATTCCAGTAATTCCATTCGTATGGTCGAAGTGGCCGCCGGCCTGGGAACGCGTGCCTATCTGGTGCCCGAGGTGGGCGACCTCAGGGAGGAATGGCTGACCGGGGTCGACACGGTCGGCGTCAGCGCCGGCGCCAGCGCTCCCGAGATCCTGGTGGAGCAGGTCGTCGACCGGCTCGGCGAACTCGGCTACGAGGACATCGAATTGGCGCAGGTCGCGGTCGAGAACGTGGTCTTCGGTCTGCCGGCCAGTCTGTCCGGCGCCACCGGCGACACCCGGCCCGTCGCGCCCTGA
- a CDS encoding substrate-binding domain-containing protein: MKIVRRVPTPARIAALTIACAVAAVGCGSGGGSGGGSGGAPTLGIVELNLSNPFFNTLEKGTEAAAKAKGWKVMKAEAKTPGDSATQVTAIENMIANKVKAIVVTPANATALNGVLKKAQDKGILVLTVNAALDPTDAADATYATDNVTAGKLIGEWAKASSPSDPHVALLDFDLSDKPAADRHNGFLSGYGITAKSPVVAGSALTQGTVDTGQSQMENLLSAHPDINVVYTINEPVAHGAYTALKNKGLAAKTVLVSVDGACSGVEDVKKGIIGATAMQFPDKMGEMAVAAADQYVKDGTKPKGGIIDSGTVLITDHPVAGVDSQSSDWGLSHCWGPK; encoded by the coding sequence ATGAAGATCGTCCGACGTGTTCCCACCCCGGCCCGGATCGCGGCCCTCACCATCGCCTGTGCCGTCGCCGCCGTGGGATGCGGCTCGGGCGGCGGGTCCGGCGGTGGCTCGGGCGGCGCCCCCACCCTCGGGATCGTCGAACTGAACCTGAGCAACCCGTTCTTCAACACCCTGGAAAAGGGGACCGAGGCCGCAGCGAAGGCCAAGGGCTGGAAGGTCATGAAGGCCGAGGCCAAGACTCCGGGCGACTCGGCGACGCAGGTGACCGCCATCGAGAACATGATCGCCAACAAGGTGAAGGCGATCGTCGTCACCCCGGCCAACGCGACCGCGCTCAACGGCGTACTGAAGAAGGCCCAGGACAAGGGCATTCTCGTGCTCACCGTCAACGCGGCCCTCGACCCGACCGACGCCGCGGACGCGACCTACGCCACCGACAACGTCACGGCGGGCAAGCTCATCGGCGAGTGGGCCAAGGCGTCCTCCCCGAGCGACCCGCATGTCGCGCTGCTGGACTTCGACCTCTCGGACAAGCCGGCCGCCGACCGTCACAACGGATTCCTCAGCGGCTACGGCATCACCGCCAAGTCCCCGGTCGTGGCGGGCAGCGCGCTGACCCAGGGCACGGTGGACACCGGCCAGTCCCAGATGGAGAACCTGCTGTCGGCCCACCCCGACATCAATGTCGTCTACACGATCAACGAGCCCGTCGCGCACGGCGCCTACACCGCCCTCAAGAACAAGGGCCTGGCCGCGAAGACCGTCCTGGTCTCGGTCGACGGCGCGTGCAGCGGTGTCGAGGACGTGAAGAAGGGCATCATCGGCGCCACCGCGATGCAGTTCCCCGACAAGATGGGTGAGATGGCCGTCGCCGCCGCCGATCAGTACGTCAAGGACGGCACCAAGCCCAAGGGCGGCATCATCGACTCGGGCACGGTCCTCATCACCGACCACCCGGTGGCCGGCGTCGACTCCCAGTCCTCCGATTGGGGCCTGAGCCACTGCTGGGGTCCCAAGTGA
- the tkt gene encoding transketolase, translating to MTSTDTSRPARFEWTEDDARAVVTARVLAMDAVEEAGHGHPGTAVSLAPAAHLIFQRFLRHDPADPAWPGRDRFVLSCGHSSLTLYIQLHLTGYPLTLDDLRAYRKRGSLTPAHPEWGHTPGVETTTGPLGQGIATAVGMAMGARRERGLFDPDAPEGTSPFDHRVFVLCSDGDIQEGISAEASAFAGHQKLGNLVVVYDDNRISIEGSTELAASEDVAARYAAYGWHVQTVDLAADGDIDLAGLSRALEEATAETDRPSIVVMRSVIAWSVPGAQNTPGSHGSALGAEAIRAAKTVLGVDPDTAFDVPAEVHERTASAAREAGARAHSAWDKDFAAWANEHPDAHELLLRLESGRTPAGFEDARPTFEAGAPVATRKAFGRALKAAAAELPELWGGSADLGESNNTTVDGTSSFLPASSDLPGADPAGRTIHWGIREHFMAAAMNGIALSGLSRPYGGTFLVFSDYMKPAVRLAALMRLPAVYVWTHDSIGLGEDGPTHQPIEHLASLRALPGLDVVRPGDANETAITLWKVLSGRGRPTGFSLSRQDLPVFPDSGDGFRPAADAVRGGYVRWEAPASDASAEPDVVVIATGSEVAVAVTAARALADEGIRARVVSMPCREWFDEQPSSYRDSVIPPAVRRRITVEAGVSQSWHDLLGLDGRAVSVEEFGASASAAELFEHFGITPEAVAGAARSLIGGTAPDA from the coding sequence GTGACGAGCACTGACACCTCTCGTCCCGCCCGCTTCGAGTGGACCGAGGACGACGCGCGGGCCGTCGTCACCGCGCGCGTCCTGGCCATGGACGCGGTGGAGGAGGCGGGCCACGGCCATCCCGGCACGGCCGTCAGCCTCGCCCCCGCGGCCCATCTGATCTTCCAGCGCTTTCTGCGGCACGACCCCGCCGACCCGGCCTGGCCCGGCCGGGACCGCTTCGTCCTGTCCTGCGGGCACTCCAGCCTGACCCTCTACATCCAGCTCCACCTCACCGGTTACCCGCTGACGCTGGACGACCTGCGCGCGTACCGGAAGAGGGGCAGCCTCACCCCGGCCCACCCCGAGTGGGGCCACACGCCGGGTGTGGAGACCACGACCGGGCCGCTCGGCCAGGGCATCGCCACCGCGGTGGGCATGGCCATGGGCGCCCGCCGTGAGCGGGGGCTGTTCGACCCGGACGCGCCGGAGGGCACGAGCCCGTTCGACCACCGTGTCTTCGTGCTGTGCTCCGACGGCGACATCCAGGAGGGCATCAGCGCGGAGGCGAGCGCCTTCGCCGGCCATCAGAAGCTGGGCAACCTCGTCGTGGTCTACGACGACAACCGCATCTCCATCGAGGGCAGCACCGAACTCGCGGCGAGCGAGGACGTGGCCGCCCGCTACGCCGCCTACGGGTGGCACGTGCAGACGGTGGACCTGGCCGCCGACGGCGACATCGACCTCGCCGGGCTGTCCCGGGCGCTGGAGGAGGCGACGGCCGAGACGGACCGCCCCTCGATCGTCGTGATGCGCAGTGTCATCGCCTGGTCCGTTCCCGGCGCGCAGAACACGCCCGGGTCCCATGGCTCCGCGCTCGGCGCCGAGGCCATCCGCGCGGCGAAGACCGTCCTGGGCGTGGACCCGGACACGGCCTTCGACGTACCGGCGGAGGTCCACGAGCGCACCGCGTCGGCGGCGCGCGAGGCCGGGGCCCGCGCGCACAGTGCCTGGGACAAGGACTTCGCCGCGTGGGCGAACGAGCACCCCGACGCGCACGAGCTGCTGCTGCGGCTGGAGAGCGGGCGGACGCCCGCCGGGTTCGAGGACGCGCGGCCGACGTTCGAGGCCGGTGCACCGGTCGCCACCCGCAAGGCGTTCGGCCGGGCGCTGAAGGCCGCGGCGGCGGAGCTGCCCGAGCTGTGGGGCGGCTCGGCCGACCTCGGCGAGTCCAACAACACGACGGTCGACGGCACCTCGTCGTTCCTGCCCGCGTCGAGTGACCTGCCCGGCGCGGACCCGGCCGGCCGGACGATCCACTGGGGCATCCGCGAGCACTTCATGGCCGCGGCCATGAACGGCATCGCGCTCTCCGGCCTCAGCCGGCCGTACGGCGGCACGTTCCTCGTGTTCAGCGACTACATGAAGCCAGCGGTACGGCTCGCGGCGCTGATGCGGCTGCCGGCCGTCTACGTCTGGACCCACGACTCGATCGGGCTCGGCGAGGACGGGCCCACGCATCAGCCGATCGAGCACCTGGCCTCGCTGCGCGCCCTTCCCGGACTGGACGTGGTGCGGCCCGGTGACGCCAACGAGACGGCGATCACGCTGTGGAAGGTGCTCTCCGGGCGCGGCAGGCCGACGGGGTTCAGCCTCAGCCGGCAGGATCTGCCGGTGTTCCCGGACAGCGGGGACGGGTTCCGGCCGGCCGCCGACGCCGTTCGGGGCGGGTACGTCCGCTGGGAGGCGCCCGCTTCGGACGCCTCGGCCGAACCGGACGTGGTCGTCATCGCCACCGGGTCCGAGGTGGCCGTGGCGGTCACGGCGGCGCGCGCGCTCGCCGACGAGGGAATCCGGGCGCGGGTCGTCTCCATGCCGTGCCGTGAGTGGTTCGACGAGCAGCCGTCGTCGTACCGGGACAGCGTGATCCCGCCGGCCGTGCGCCGCCGGATCACCGTGGAGGCGGGCGTCAGTCAGAGCTGGCACGATCTGCTGGGCCTGGACGGGCGGGCGGTGAGCGTCGAGGAGTTCGGCGCGTCGGCGTCGGCCGCGGAGCTCTTCGAGCACTTCGGCATCACCCCGGAAGCGGTCGCCGGGGCCGCCCGCTCCCTGATCGGCGGTACCGCCCCCGACGCGTGA
- a CDS encoding polyprenyl synthetase family protein, whose amino-acid sequence MSIISTRPVSASVITQTRAQMLTRVESRLNTFVREQRERWHSVNPRAAQPIDAISALVRSGGKRLRPVFCLSGYLSAGGDPRSQMAVDASAALELLQAFALIHDDVVDNSALRRGTPTVHVAQAAEHTARGWQGEARRFGEGVAVLAGDLAFVYADQMAARFSVPARRVWDELRAEMIIGQHLDIAVAAEAVVDPSLSRWIAVCKSGRYTIHRPLVLGATLAGRPDLADAFEGYGLALGEAFQLRDDLIDAFGDTDAAGKPTGLDFSEHKMTLLLALAAETDPQVQRLLEQGGATPWDADELRRVLEETGVRRQVEQTIAQLVDRACQSLADCDLAPEWRQEFSRLATQVAYRNS is encoded by the coding sequence GTGTCCATCATCAGCACCCGTCCGGTCTCGGCCTCGGTCATCACCCAGACCCGCGCGCAGATGCTCACCCGTGTCGAGTCGCGGCTCAACACGTTCGTCCGGGAACAGCGTGAGCGCTGGCACAGCGTCAACCCGCGTGCCGCGCAGCCCATCGACGCGATCTCCGCGCTGGTCCGCAGTGGCGGCAAGCGGCTGCGGCCGGTGTTCTGTCTGAGCGGCTATCTGTCCGCCGGCGGTGATCCGCGCTCGCAGATGGCCGTGGACGCCTCCGCGGCCCTGGAGCTGCTCCAGGCGTTCGCGCTCATCCACGACGACGTCGTGGACAACTCCGCGCTGCGCCGCGGCACCCCCACCGTCCATGTGGCGCAGGCCGCCGAGCACACGGCCCGCGGCTGGCAGGGCGAGGCCCGCCGGTTCGGCGAGGGCGTGGCGGTGCTCGCCGGCGACCTGGCGTTCGTCTACGCCGACCAGATGGCCGCGCGCTTCTCGGTCCCGGCCCGCCGGGTGTGGGACGAGCTGCGCGCCGAGATGATCATCGGCCAGCACCTGGACATCGCGGTCGCGGCCGAAGCCGTCGTGGACCCCTCGCTCTCCCGCTGGATCGCGGTCTGCAAGTCGGGCCGCTACACGATCCACCGCCCGCTGGTGCTGGGCGCCACCCTCGCCGGCCGGCCCGACCTCGCCGACGCCTTCGAGGGCTACGGACTGGCGCTCGGCGAGGCGTTCCAGCTGCGTGACGACCTCATCGACGCCTTCGGCGACACCGACGCCGCCGGCAAGCCGACCGGCCTGGACTTCTCCGAGCACAAGATGACGCTGCTGCTGGCCCTGGCCGCCGAGACCGATCCGCAGGTGCAGCGCCTGCTCGAACAGGGCGGGGCCACCCCCTGGGACGCGGACGAGCTGCGCCGGGTGCTGGAGGAGACCGGCGTACGCCGCCAGGTCGAGCAGACCATCGCCCAGCTCGTCGACCGGGCGTGCCAGTCCCTCGCCGACTGCGACCTCGCGCCGGAGTGGCGTCAGGAGTTCTCCCGCCTGGCCACCCAGGTCGCCTACCGCAACAGCTGA
- a CDS encoding nucleoside/nucleotide kinase family protein encodes MNPQPTIGTERTREAEAVRIEDLVAAARALIVPGGRRVLGITGAPGSGKSTLGETIVSALGDQAVLVGLDGFHLANAELDRLGRRARKGAADTFDAAGYVNLLRRLRAQEDETVYTSFFDRSMEESISCAVPIARDVPLIVTEGNYLLVDEGPWGPVRGLLDQCWYLDPGDGVRFDRLIARHISFGRSAEEAYERSHGSDQRNAELIESTRPHADRIVRVPAVTSQTPFIEEATA; translated from the coding sequence ATGAACCCCCAACCGACCATCGGCACCGAGCGGACGAGGGAGGCCGAGGCCGTCCGCATCGAGGATCTGGTCGCGGCGGCCCGCGCACTGATCGTCCCGGGCGGGCGGCGGGTTCTCGGCATCACCGGCGCCCCCGGTTCGGGCAAGTCCACCCTCGGCGAGACCATCGTGTCCGCCCTCGGCGACCAGGCGGTGCTTGTCGGGCTCGACGGCTTCCACCTGGCCAACGCCGAGCTGGACCGGCTGGGACGGCGGGCCCGCAAGGGAGCCGCCGACACCTTCGACGCCGCCGGGTACGTCAACCTTCTGCGCCGGCTGCGCGCGCAGGAGGACGAGACCGTCTACACCTCGTTCTTCGACCGGAGCATGGAGGAGTCCATCTCCTGCGCGGTGCCCATCGCGCGCGACGTGCCCCTGATCGTCACCGAGGGCAATTACCTGCTGGTCGACGAGGGCCCCTGGGGTCCGGTGCGCGGACTGCTCGACCAGTGCTGGTACCTGGACCCGGGCGACGGCGTCCGCTTCGACCGGCTGATCGCCCGCCACATCTCCTTCGGACGCTCCGCCGAGGAGGCGTACGAGCGCTCGCACGGCTCGGACCAGCGCAACGCGGAGCTCATCGAGAGCACTCGCCCGCACGCGGACCGGATCGTCCGGGTGCCGGCCGTGACATCACAGACCCCGTTCATCGAGGAGGCAACCGCATGA
- a CDS encoding ABC transporter permease, with amino-acid sequence MTTAHDVDVAALERGLGPRRDLRGLASHQIAGPLAALIVAIVVFALSTSTFFNSENLSLIAQQSVVVGTLALGQTLIILTSGIDLANGAIMVLGSVVIGKMAVHGNPVLAALVGLVICVAVGSVNGMLVSFLKLPPFIVTLGVMSVVAASARLYTSSQSYTIGSDFLTVLNEGPTVGGVTITYGVMLWIALTAVLGYALSQTSWGVRVYAVGDNDKAAALAGIKVKRVLLSVYVVAAVIYFFAAWQALGRTPTADPSGYANGNLDSITAVVIGGTSLFGGRGGVLGTFIGALIVTVLQNGLTQAGIDSLYQQVATGVLVVIAVGVDHLVRRRQTR; translated from the coding sequence GTGACCACCGCTCATGACGTCGACGTCGCGGCCCTCGAAAGGGGCCTCGGCCCCCGCCGGGACCTCCGCGGCCTGGCGTCCCATCAGATCGCCGGGCCGCTCGCGGCCCTGATCGTCGCGATCGTCGTGTTCGCCCTGTCGACGAGCACGTTCTTCAACTCCGAGAACCTGTCGCTGATCGCCCAGCAGTCCGTCGTGGTGGGCACCCTGGCGCTCGGTCAGACCCTGATCATCCTGACGTCGGGCATCGACCTGGCGAACGGCGCGATCATGGTCCTCGGATCGGTCGTCATCGGGAAGATGGCCGTCCACGGCAACCCGGTCCTGGCCGCGCTGGTCGGTCTGGTGATCTGTGTGGCGGTCGGCTCGGTCAACGGCATGCTGGTGTCGTTCCTGAAGCTGCCACCCTTCATCGTCACCCTCGGTGTCATGTCGGTGGTCGCCGCGTCGGCCCGGCTCTACACCTCCTCGCAGAGCTACACCATCGGATCCGACTTCCTGACCGTGCTCAACGAGGGGCCGACGGTCGGCGGGGTGACCATCACCTACGGGGTCATGCTGTGGATCGCCCTCACCGCGGTGCTGGGCTACGCCCTCAGCCAGACCTCCTGGGGGGTGCGGGTCTACGCCGTCGGTGACAACGACAAGGCGGCGGCGCTCGCCGGGATCAAGGTCAAGCGGGTCCTGCTGAGCGTGTACGTGGTCGCGGCGGTCATCTACTTCTTCGCCGCCTGGCAGGCACTCGGCCGCACCCCGACCGCCGACCCCAGCGGGTACGCCAACGGCAACCTCGACAGCATCACCGCGGTCGTCATCGGAGGCACCAGCCTCTTCGGCGGCCGGGGCGGGGTCCTCGGCACGTTCATCGGCGCGCTCATCGTGACCGTGCTCCAGAACGGGCTCACCCAGGCCGGTATCGACTCGCTCTACCAGCAGGTCGCCACCGGGGTCCTGGTGGTCATCGCCGTCGGTGTCGACCACCTCGTCCGAAGGAGGCAGACACGATGA